Within the Herbaspirillum sp. RTI4 genome, the region GGATACGTGGAGCAGATCACAGCAGAATCACCCTTGCATCAGAAGTGATAAGCGGCACGAACCACTGCAAAATTGACGCCGCCGTTCGGCTGCTTGATGCCGCCGTTCGAGAAATGCTGCAAACGAATGCCCAGATCGAGGCCGTTAGCGAAAACATAGCCAGTGCCAACATGGTCGCCAAACTGGAATGCTGTCGAAAAATGACGGTCATTATTGTTATAGACCTGAGACATTAAATGCACACCAATACCGGCTTCACCGTAGAAGCCTTTTTTGTCGTCACGCTGAAAACGGAAGACAGGTGTCAGACCGATGTCGACCAGATCCTGACTTTGGTTATCCGTGTTGTTGTAGCGATTGCCATGCCATTCAGCGATAGACAGATCCCAGTAGCCGCCGATATGTGTGCCGTTCGATTGCCACCACTTGTTTTGCCAGTCCCATTGCGCCGCAAAACGTGCCATTTGTGTTTTATTACCCGTTGCGAATTCCGCTGAAGCTGAATCCACCGCGTAGCTGGAAGAAGAGGCGCTCAACAAGAGGAGGGCGGCAGCGGCAACTTTGAAACCAAGATGTTTGATAGACATGAAAATGGGAAGATGAATTATTTTAATTGAAGCAAAAAAACCCCACACGAAAGCCATGGGCTGCTGAATCTACCAAGGCATGGTCTCATAACACTTATATTTAATACAATCCCTAAATGCAAAGAGTAAAAATCAGGGGGTTCGCAGAGTGAAGTGTTGTTATATCGAAACTTGCTTAGAGTGCGCTCACAGAAGCGTCAGCAGCGCAACCAATGCCGGCGCGGCCTGAATCAGCAATATCGAGCGTTTGGCAGTCAATCCGCCATACAGGCCAGCCACCAGCACGCATGCGCAAAAAAACACTTTGAAAGAGTGATCCCCGCTGTACAAGCCCCAGAGCAGGCCAGCGGCCAGGAACCCATTGTATAAACCCTGATTGGCGGCCAGCACAGCAGAATTACGGGCTACTTCTGCCGACATGCCGAAGGTCTTGCGACCGAATGGGGTGGTCCATAAAAACATCTCCAGAACCAATATTCCCAAGTGGAGCAGCGCGATGACTGCGATGAGGCCATTACCCAGCGTAGTGAAATTGTTCAAGATTCTCTTCCTCACAGTTTTTATTGGATGGGTTCAATTACGGTATTTCGTGGACTTTTGCCTCAGAAGTATGCCGGGAATGACGTGGAAAGTCCCCTTAATGCATGTCGACGGCCCTTCACTTTGCCAATATTGCCGTCGTAAGAATAAGGACAGTACGATAATGTTGTTGCTTGCAATGACTGAAGTCTGCATCATCTGCCTCTTTCCTTAAGCGAAATCTCATTTCGCCCCCTCATGCTGGTTTATATCATTCGCCGCTGCTTGCAAAGTGTCATCGT harbors:
- a CDS encoding acyloxyacyl hydrolase codes for the protein MSIKHLGFKVAAAALLLLSASSSSYAVDSASAEFATGNKTQMARFAAQWDWQNKWWQSNGTHIGGYWDLSIAEWHGNRYNNTDNQSQDLVDIGLTPVFRFQRDDKKGFYGEAGIGVHLMSQVYNNNDRHFSTAFQFGDHVGTGYVFANGLDLGIRLQHFSNGGIKQPNGGVNFAVVRAAYHF
- a CDS encoding DUF1304 domain-containing protein, yielding MNNFTTLGNGLIAVIALLHLGILVLEMFLWTTPFGRKTFGMSAEVARNSAVLAANQGLYNGFLAAGLLWGLYSGDHSFKVFFCACVLVAGLYGGLTAKRSILLIQAAPALVALLTLL